In Lineus longissimus chromosome 5, tnLinLong1.2, whole genome shotgun sequence, the genomic stretch TCGATTGAATATTTTTAACTCGCCAGTACATAATCGAAATAAGAACCACACTAAAGTCTACAAcatgtctcttcgatatggctcctttgatattgcattagatgtttattgcaattcaatctattcaaggtatagcccatttgaacctgcctgcgccacgggtacaatgctagttctCTATATTACATTATGGTTTGACTTGGAGACTTTGAACCATTGAACAGTACGATAGGCATTTATCCCAGGGGATCCGCCCTTGGTGTTCTGTCAAAACGTCCAACCACCATCCGCATCGCTTTCTCAACGATCGTGACGCATAAGAATCGGTGATGAGTTGCCAATTGTTCAAAGAAATTTGTGTGTGATGAGTATTGCTCAAACCGCGACTTGAATACAAGTAAATGAATACTCCACGAGTTCTTTACTGGCGTTGATACTGCGCACTGGTGCTTTGCATGTACTATGTCGGTACTGCGTGCTTTCGTGTCGTTAGATTAAGCCTATAATATATCGTTTCAGCTTAGCTGCCAAAATGGGAGGTTCCTTTGGCCAGCAATTCAAGGCCTTCCTCAGGCGAAACCTGCTGTTGAAGAGGCGGAGGATTCCTTCAACATGCGTGGTGAGCgtcttcaaaaatcaaaacttttcactgagcaatttttctaccTTTCCCCGCCCGAGTGATTCATGCTTTTTTCGCTCCGAGATACTTCTCTCAAACCTGCGAACCCCTTGCAAAACCCGCTTAGAGAATGTCTGCTCACGACTTCTTAGTCCGACCATTTTTCGGCATGTGTTCAGTATGAAAAGTTCCTGCACATGCTTATACAATTGCTTTCATTTGATAATGTGAAAGAAATAAAGAGACAAACAGAAAATAAAGTAACCGTGGCGATCAGTAAGAGTACCGCCTATACTACCATTACTCTATGGTGTGGTACCAATCAACATGATGAGGATATAGGGCTGGTACAAGCTCCACCCCTCTAATCATCCTGGCTGCTTGCTTACAGGAATTCATAGGACCAATGGTCATTGCTGCCTTCGTCGCCGTAGCAAGCTCGGCGATCTCCAGAATTTCGTACCCCGCCGTCCCGGAGTACAGCGCCAACACCCTGTTCCAATCCCGCTTCTATCCTAGCCCTACAAAGACCCTGATGGTGGCGCCTAACAACGCCGCGGTGAAATCAATCATGGATTACGTAGTTTCGGAATTGCCTGTCACCGCAGCgaaaaagtatgaaatgttTGCGAATGACACCGCTATGGACGATGCGCTTCGTGCGTCCCCTTCCTCTTACTCGATCGGGGTGATGTTTGCTGATGACCCAATGGTAAACGGTACATACCAGATACGAGTTCCTTTCGACCAGCAGGCTGATGTCAAGACCACATTAGATTACGCAGGTAAGTTTCTCATGAACAAAAAAATCAGAAGTAAGCTATGTTCGGTCAAAATTAATGCAAATTGCGAACTGTACTGCAACCAGCTGATTTCGTGTCATGGTACCTTTTTTTCTGTCGGGCAACTGTACGCTGTGTTATTAATAATGAGACTTAGCGCGAACTCCAATGGGTTTCATCGCTATAAGCGCTtcacatcattaccccagctATATTTTTGTACATTCCGGATTCAAGCTCAACCTGCGCCTTTCTTTCAGGTCGGGCAAACTGTCGAAGTAGCGATGGATTAGGAGGGACCTGTCCGCCTAATAAAGGATATCTTTACAGTGGCTTCGCTACATTACAAGTTGCTGTTGATAATGCTATGATAAAGGTAAATGACTTCTGTAACCTTGACTTTGGTGGATCCCCTACAAAACATTCGTTGATTTCCAACTCACGTGCATTACAACGGAGAATAATCTTCGTATCTTTAGAAATGGTATTTTAACTATTTTCATACTatattatggtacatgtatttcaatcttAGTAACAGACTGGTCGATGAGTTGTATTTCAGCAAAAGTGACGGCGTAAGTCGAGTTCATAGAACACTGTACTTCACCTTTGTCAGCCAATGAGTCCTCTTTGATAGCCAAATGCTCGTTTATCATGTCGGTGTAAATGTTTGACAAGTTTGGGACGATACTCACCAAAAACCCTTATAGATTTTGATTTGTCCTGCGTAGGTTTACCATAAGTCAAGCTTTCATTCTCTATTTCAACGTCGTCGTGTATTCTGTAGTATTCCTTGTTTGTGCTGTTTAGGTGAAAACCTCCAACACTGGTTTCCAGCTGCCATCCATTTTGGTACAGCTCATGCCGAAGGAAGCTTATTCTGTGCCACCGCATTCAGTTCAGGTTAGTCAATCTGCTAATAAGTATCTAGCTCATAAAAGTCTTGACGAAAGAAGATCAGGAGTCCAGCAGTATCTTTTTCGGAGATCAAAATTTATACGACGTCCTTGCCTCAAGGTTTAGGCTTGGAAGCTGCAAAGGTTTGTGGTTTAGATTAGGCAGTTACAATGATCTGACTACAGAAAAGCCTTTTTTGGTTTCTCACAATTAATAGGACAGTTAAAACATATTTGTactatgaaatgaaaaaaaaacaatgatATTTTGTTAACAATGATATTGTTGACTAGTAAACACACTTTTTTCAAACAGATATGTTTTCTCAGGATCTTTGGAGGAACAATAACTTCCCTTCTCTTCCAGTTCGCCGTTTGCGCTGTGGGTGCTGTCCTGTTTGTGTCCTTCTACGGACCCCTCGTTAATCTACTGGTCACTGAAAAAGAGAAGAACATCAGAGACTCTCTCAATATGACTGGAATGAACCGCACCGCTTTCTGGCAAGTTGAACATTACTACTCCCGATTCCGACTCGCATTTGAGACTCAATTACTCATTGAACCGGCCTTGACGACGTGATCCCAAACTTTCGGTAAACTGGTAAACAAGATTTCCTTTTTTTCTAACAAGCATCACCCTCATTGCAGGCTCGCCTGGACAATGATCTACTGGCTTATGGGTATCGTGGTCGCCGCAGGAGTGACGGGCATTTTCCGGGCAGGATCTGTCTTCATCACATCCAACTTCGGGCTGgtatttttcataaatttgCTGTACCTTTATGCTGGATTTATGTTCGCATTGATGATGTCGACGTTTTTCCAAACGACGAAGGTGTCGAGTATAGCATTCTTCATAATCTTCCTCTTGCTAGGGGGGCTGTATTTCGTCTGTAAGATCCCAGCGCTGGGAGGAGTGAGTGAGGAGATGAACCCTGCCGTGTTTTGGTTGTTGTCTCTCTTCCCTCAGGTGGCCTATTCTTTGGCACTTGATCAGGTATGTCTCTACTTCATTCTGATAACCTTTAGTTCCTTTTTCTCGTTCCCTATTGGGACCAAGGTTACATTGCAGTTCGCATAGCAGCTCTGCTTTTGATCTGCATGATATATGGCAGGTGACCGAATATTCATTCATGCATTAATTTGTCAATGAAATCGAAATTGACCCATCCACGAAAATGCTCATGACTTTATCTATTACATATCGGGGCCTCCATTGGGGTTGTAATCAAAGGGTTTTTCCGTGAAATAAAATCTTTCCAGAGTGCACCATATACGGGTAATCATTTAATGAGTATCTGATTAAATTCAATGCAACGGGTTGACTTGATACCTCAGTCAATTTGTCGACTCATGAATGGATAATTTCTGTCATGGTTTCTCTGATCTATGTTGTCTTGATAATGGCTTGATGGCTGACAGAAAATGTTAAAGCAAGGTATGGTGCTCTAAACTGAGCAATAACTGCCTGACTAAACACAAAACGTGACTTTATCCTTTTTTTCACCAGCTGATATACGTGGAATGGGCGCACCCAACGGAAGGTGCCACGTTTTCAAACGCTGGCTTCACTGCGTTTAAGCAGAACTTCTCCATTCAGGCTGCAATGGTCATGCTCTTCGTCGACATCATCCTGTACGCTCTTCTTCTGGGCTATTTTGACAATGTCGTGCCAGGTAGGTGGTACGATACAGTTAGCTCCTTGATagcagctggggggggggggggggaacgtTTAATCACAAAATGTATTAGTTGGTCGGTTAACATCGGCTTTCTCCAAAACCCGAAAGTATAcaacaaaaaaattatcaatgatGCTTTCCGTCTTTTTTAAGTTCGAAAGACTGGTAGAAATATACTGAATAGGTTATTAATACCTCTATACTAGGCAGTTACAGTTCCTCGAATCTGGCTAACAATCTTTgaattatagtacatgtacatgaatggtTATAGGTGTTATGGGGAAGAGAAAGTCACTCATATTCTGCTTTAAGAAGTCGTATTGGGAGCCACCAGAAAGTGAGCATAAGGACTTCAGCCATCTTCTGGAAGGCTCAAGAAAAATTGAAGATATTGAGAGCGTCCCGAATGATCTCGTTGGCAAGGAAAGCATAAGGTGCGCTGTGCGGTTCTTTCTACTCCATGTTTAAGCCCCTGTATTTTTAACTGTCCCGCATATCTCAGTGTTTCTATTATAAAAGAAACTGCTgaagagaccatgacttttcaaaagGAGAACTAAGAGAAATTTTGTCTGTTTGCAAAATGAATGATGGGCAAAAGAAGCTAGTAATAGAATCATCTCTTGTCTGGCACATGGCTTGCGTGATTTCAAGCCTACTTTAACTCTAGCATAATGTCTTCAAACAGAAAAACTTTACGAATGCTTTATTTTATCGAATGTAGACTCTTCAACGTCCGGAAAATATACGATactggaaaaaggaagaagaatGAGGAAAAGAGCAAAGGGAGGTGCATTCCTTTGTATGAGATGGAAACGATCAATGCTGTAGATTCCGTTTCCTTGGATATATATGAAGGCATGATTACAGCCCTCTTAGGACACAACGGGGCGGGGAAGAGCACTTTGTTTGGCATCATGTCCGGGCTCATTAACCCCTCGTTTGGTACGGCGACAATCTATGGAAAGGTAAAAACACACATCCATTTAgtcatgttacatgtagtgGTTAGATAACCAGACTCGTTTTTTTTCCTGGGTCCATCCGTGGTCCATCCTAAGTTTGTACCACCTTAATATTTTGCCAGAAATCGGTATCGATACATCTTGACCCCCTTCTGTTTTGCTGCGCCGTTGCTTCTGGTGGAATAAAGTATGAGATGACTAAAGCTTTATCCATTCCATATTTATGTGAGAGAGTTTTGACATTACGTCTTCTATCGTGCATTCCTATCGAAAGGATATTTTTCACCACCTGGTACGTTACAGCTCTCTTAGCCTATCATTTCCTCCTCTCCAGGATGTCTGTTCCGATGGTGACCTTTACCAGATCCAACACATGTTGGGGGTTTGTCCTCAACACGATATCCTCTATGATGACCTCTCGGTCGAGGAGCACCTAGAATTATTTGCCCATATCCGTGGGGTACAGAACGTAGATGCTGAGGTAAGTTCGAATATTTCCTTTGCTGAATGTTGCTCGGCATTTCGTTGGTCTGTCACTGGCTAACGTTATATCGGAGGCCTGCGGCCGAGGAATGGGATTATTTGGACATGTTTCTGTTTAAGAGGCCCAGCTATGTTCTTTTCATACCGAGACCAACGTTCTTCTTACCATGAAGTAGTCTGCAATATTTCCGTTAAAGATCTTGCTTTATATAAATGTATAGTGTAACTAAGAGATTTGTTTCCAAGAGTTTTCTTGTAAGTATCTTATGTGATGATTCTTGTAAATTTTGGTCGCAGTaatttttcttgacattttagGTTGAACGAGTCGTCAGCCTTGTTGACCTTTCAAGTCAACTTCACACTCACTCATCGGAGCTCAGTGGTGGCCAAAAGAGAAAGTTGTCAGTTGGCCTCGCAATGATTGGTGATCCAAAGGTATGATTTCACAATTTCTAATTTATAGCTAATTAACATTCACATTTGATGCTATGGCTTCATAGGTTAATCCACTTTGTTTTAGGCTTGTGAATGGAATACAACTTCAGGTTGCCAATGGCCCATTGTCATAAAAATCTCATATCTTCTTCAAACACCTTACGTCTGATGTATTACTGAAACCCGCAGGCTAAGGTCTTGAAAGTTGATTCAACTTATATGTGCCTGGAGGGGCTGTAGGAAAATGAAGCATATTCGTTACTCAAAAGATTTCTATTGCATCAGCTTATGTTGGCGTTGCAAGCATTAACTACCCAACTTGACTGAGATGTCTCTCGACAGACTTCTGATCGACACTACCCCTGATCATTTTAAGCATGCAAATTTGCATTCAAGGTGATATTCCTAGATGAACCCACAGCTGGCATGGATCCTTATTCAAGGCGCAAAATGTGGACCTTATTGAAGACGATCAAACGTGACAAGACGATTCTGCTGACGACCCACTTCATGGATGAGGCAGATATTTTAGCTGGTAAACTAAacattttacttttttcatATTCTAGCTTGTATGCTCAACAGTTTACTTCACTTTTAATTTACATCGTATGACCAACAGTTTACCTAATTTCATTCCCAACTCCACTCTTGCATTGCCAATTTTCGATAAGCAGACTTTCGCTGTGTGATGTGGTTAACTAAGCAACGAAAAATCATAACTTAAGAATACCAACTAATAATTATTGTCGTACTTCATGACATGTCTGAATAGTAAGCATGGTTTTTACAAGAATGAAGGTACTTTTAATACTCCGTTCTCAATCTAGTTAAGAAATTATCTTCGCGTTTCATAGCATTTTTCAGACTCATTCTCTCCCTTTTGCAGATAGGAAAGCAATTGTTAACAAAGGAAAATTGCAGTGCTATGGGTCGTCCATGTTCCTGAAGAACAGATTCGGGATTGGCTATAGATTAAAGTGAGTTGATGGTATTGACAGGACACGTAATGCAATTTTGTAATAAGGTTGTGATTACTGATATTTTGGTATAGACAATTTCTAATTGCTTGATGTAATTTCGTTTTAGTATGGTAACGGAGGAAAATTTCAACGCAGAGGAGATGACTTCATTTGTCACGCATCACATCCCCGACGCGAGCATGATTAGGCAGCATGCCATGGAACTCTCCTACACACTCCCCATGAAAGACACAGACAAATTCGCCTGTTAGTAGATGAGATTTTTGTTTGAAACCAAAAGTGATTCGAGATGATGCTGGtggagaagtttgaaatgtccgagGATAGATTATCCAGGGACAGAAGGATTATATTTTGCGCGGCGGAACCACCAATAATGTTACCACCAGCATTATCTCAGGACGCTTAAGTGTCTTTCTGAAATCCAACATTAGCTCTTCTTTCTCTAAAAGTTACATGGAGTTTAACCGGGAGTGCTTAATACTTTCTTGCTAAACAACGGCATAATCGACACCATATCAGTTATTATTACTTAGTCCAACTTGTATATACATGCACACGTATTTCGAGAGGACTGCGCTGATCGAATGATTTTAATAGACATTATCTTATTTGTTTCTTCAGCTCTTTTCCAAGCACTGGAGCAAGAGCAGGCAAATGACAATGGCCTGGgtataaacaattatggtgtgtCTATGCCGACTCTCGAGGAGGTCTTTTTAAGATTAGGTAAGCCAGCTAACTTCTTGCGGTTTGATTACACACGCTACTAATACCGAAAGCTACAAAAATATAGACTGGATCTTATCCGAAATACACCCGTTGTGTGCGTTGTGGCTAATAGATCAGTTTAGAACACCAGTAGTCACATTAGACCCTTTCCTTTCCTCATTTTAAGGGAAAAAGCCAGGGCACTTATACCATAATAACTAACACTGAAATCACACAATTTCAGCGGAAACGAATGAGTTTCGGGAACTAAACAAAGAATTGCCAGCAAATGACATCCAAATTGACAAAATTCTCAGCACAGATGACATGAGGGCAGCTACTGCTGAGACCAGTGCGGACAGGCATCCACTGAACATTGAAGAGGAGGACACGAGAATTGGCCAAGTGAAAGTCAGAATGAGGGAACCGCCACAGAACATTGTGAAATCTGGCGATTTCAAGAAGAATCAGTTCCAGGCGATTATCTGGATGCGTGCTCAGATGTTGAAGAGGGCATGGTTCGCGTTGGTGTTTCGCTGGATCATTCCTATAGCCGTGGGCCTTATCGGAGTCATGATACTCGGATTTCAACCAAATGAACAAAAGTATGAGATCCCTGTTGCAAATGATTTTGTGAAGTCGTGGATTGCTTACTTCTCGTCGGAGACGCCGTTGTTGTACTTAAACTCTGCTGGTAAGTGAAGAATTCCCGACTGCCCCCTTTACGTTGCAAAATGcaaaattacatttttcattttataacCCCGGGACCTCACTGATGCTACAGACAGTCATAAGGTAAGGGACCTGAAATGCGTTTATCCAGCTTTCATTTGATTCTCAAATGCAGCAATGGACGCTACGCCTATACAAGCCAAATAAACTCAACGCTTGTCACTTCTGTGGTCGTAGTGGGTTCGACTCCAAGTTGGGTCATGTCTAATTCATGTAACAttagagagggcgactctctctGAAAGGGGTCCTGATACGTTTCTCCGGTTTCCTCTTACGTTAGGCCTCCATTACCAATCGCACAATAATGTTTAAAAAGCTAATAATGTTCTAGTTGAGGCCACGCTCTCCACTTTATATTGTACCTCATATTTTGCAGCTACCTCGCTCACTAAACTGGTGAGCAACTTCAATTCATCAGGATACGTATGGTCGAGTGCGATGACGTCCAGCCAAACATTGACTGCCATTAGACCTCACCATGGAGCATTCAACATTACCGGTATTGATCTCACAACATTTGTAAGTATTTTAAAGGAACAATATTGTGGAATGTCGGTTTTTCacacaaaaatggcttccagcaggaccatgactcattgaaaaatcattaaagTGCAATGTTCAACAGACAACTCTTCTTCTTCCAGGGTACAAGTCCAGCTTTCACCCTTTATTACAATGACACGGCTCTTCACAGCCTGCCTCTACAGTTGAATATCTGGGCAAACGCCTGGTATCGAGCATACTCAGGCGATACATCTTGGAAGATAGGTGTGACTTCACGATCTTTGCCTAAAATCAACCCTACCATCGAATTTTCGGGCCGAGTTTTTAATGGCATTCGCTTGATTGGTTTGGCATTCTGTATGCTTAGTGGACAATTTGGTTTTGAAGTTGCTGAAGACAGAGCAGTGAGTAGCGAATATCTTTGCCTTTCTCTTACCCATCTTGTACCTTTTTCACTTCCTcagttttttcttgtttttcttgttcttgtcAAATTTACCGGTTTGAATATGGTTGATTGTGGTCAAAACATCCAAATGGTTTTAAAACGAGTCTAGGATCTCGCCTTAAAGCCTTGCTACTCGTTCCTTTTTCTtcgttgaattttttttctcaaataaaaTATTAGATCAGGGAAAGCTATCTTTATCTTGAAGTACGTTAAAAGAACAACGAGAATCTTCTACATTCGGTACAATACCTGTTTATTTATTAATCAATTGATTAATATACGGTATGCTTTCTTCCAGTCAAAGTGTCGGTCACAGCTTAAGGTAGCAGGAGTGACAGTTCGCATGTACTGGGCCACCACGCTCTTCTTTCACGGCATCCAGTGCGTAGTAGGACTCCTCATCTGTATCGTCCTGCTCTTTGCCGTCAACATAGCGGAGTTTCAGGGCGCCAGCCCAGTAGTTTTGATCATAATCCTGGTCATCCTGTACGTGCCGGTCAACTTGCTATTCTGTTATGTCCAGACCTTTGCCTTTAAAAGCCCAGAGACAGTGGGAAGCGTCCAGGGGTGGGGTGTATCATTGGTAAGTTGGCATTAGGAGGAAAAGAATGAAATCACAACCTACCTTAATCATGACTTTTTACTGAACGCTAACCTTCCTGATCAAATTTGAATTATCTTCATAGTATAAGAGAGTAGTCTCATGGATTTTGTAACTTCTCATTGCATTATGCAATATAATTCAGTCGTTTCCCAGTTAATTAGTTTGATTGATTCAACTGGTTAGGGTGTGTGAGAGATGTATTTCTGTGAAGCTGGTGATGTCGTGAAACAAAATGCGGAGTACAAGTAGGTGTCGGAAAGACCATTGTTCGTTTTTGACACTTCGTTTCGTGGAAACAAAAGTATTCTTTCTTTCTGTCTTTTCAGTACGGAATCTTGCCTTATTTGGTTGTCTCGTTCATTGATGCTCAAAGTTATGTGGCGATGGTAGCACTGCATTACCTCTTCTGCCTCTTGATTCCACCATATCTGATAATAGGAGGACTACATTTCATTGTCCGGGTCTACACCTCAGCCCTTATCAAGGATGAAGTGGACCAGATCCAACAGCTCGATTACTGGCGTTTCGAGAACCATGTGATTGGAACGGTTATAATCGTAAGTATAATGCCGGGAAGTATAAAAACCAAATCGTAAATTGTCTCCTTGTACAAACTAGTACGTCTGCTTTGCTAAAGTCGTCCCCAACATCTATCTATCTTTCCCGGAACAAGTGTCTTTGTAACTGAAAACCATGAGAGCATTACTCAGTTGGTGAATTCGACACCAAGATTTTCGACAGAATCACTTCTAAAACTGTGTGTTTTTATTGGAAATTCGTGAAAATCATACAGGCTTTTTGTATTCAAATGCAAATGGACTTTGAACAGTTTACTTCTTTGCATTGAACATGCTTTATATGAATGAATGCAATCAAGTTCTTGAAAGCATTTGATAACTTAATTCAGTATTTGACTAGCCTTGTGTCTTTTCTATTTCTATTGCAGTCCATTTTCCATCTGGTATTTTTAAGTTTGCTCCTGGTCATTCTTGATGTTAGAAGTACTGGCGGTAATGTGAAAGATGTCTTCGTtctcaaaaaaagaaaaaggagtGTTTTGGTGTCTCCACATGAATTCAACCAAGCATTCGATTCGTCACCCGAATTAATCCTGGCAGAAGAAGTTGAAGACAGTGATGTGACTGATGAGCGCAGCCTGGTGGCGAGTATGTGCAGTGGAAAGGTGTCACAAGAGGTCAGTTTTGAAGCTTTTGTCTTTAGCATTGGCTGGGAGATTTCGGCACACTCTTGTCACTActagaaaacttacataaagATAAAGTTTGTGGAACCAATGAGGACAGCAATGACGGATTTGCACTAAAGTTAGAGTCGATTCTCCTGGAGTCAAGTCTGCATACTTCGTTTatcgtattgatatagctcactgtgatttagaCGGAGACCTTGGGTGGGGGATTTATGTGACCACGAGGATAATGCGCCTATTCGCCTCTTTCCTGTCCTGTAGAACTGATGTCCACTTTCAATACCTCTGGCCAATAACTTTAAACACATGCAATGTACACGAAGATGAAAAATAGCGTCTCCAATGATGCAACGAGTATGAAATAATCGAGTCGGAAGAAAATATCTTTAAGTTGTACCTTTTTCAACAGAACACAGCCATTCTTGTCAACGGGCTCAGGAAGGAATTTAGAAAGCGGTCTGGTGATCTGTGCAACTGCTGCCAACCATCTGTGGACAAGATCAAGGTAGCGGTGGATAACTTGACCTTCCACGTGCAGACGGGTGAGGTGTTTGGACTCCTTGGCCACAACGGCGCTGGCAAGACCACTGCGCTCAATGCCATAATAGCGGAGGTTGTTCCCGACAAGGGACAGGTGAGAGGGTTACATGATTGTATAGCTATAGATTCCtgtggtctcgagctttcagaCCGTAAAATTCATCTTGTGCCATCTTGATACTCGGATCCGCCACTTGCTTTGTTTGTGTGATATTCGTGCTATGAATCCTAGATTTCGCATATTTCACTAGCATCTTTTAAGGTTATACTGTTAACCGAAttctatactacatgtagtgttaACCTTGTTCAATTAGATCACCTGACTCTTGCAAAAAGTTTTTAATCAAAAATCAGATTGATAAATCAATGCCTATGTCTTGTCATCTTTGAGAAACTGTAGGCTAATACCCCATGTTAACCATGCCGTGTTGGTTGCACTGCAGGTCATTGTGGGTGGATACGATGTGAGTTCGAATCTCTCCGAGGTTTTCCATGAACTTGGCTGCTGTCCCCAGCACGACCAGCTCTGGCACTACCTCTCACTGGAGGAGCATCTAAAAGGCTATGCTTTGATAAACGGAGTACCGAAGTCGGACATTGATCAAGTCATTGACTTGTATGTATAGGCCGACCCAAGATATTTTCTTCTCCTGGCCAGTTAGTTTCCTTAAATTTCTTCCAGCGCCGTGATTTTTTAAAGAAGTGGATACAGGTTTGCTGCCTCCAACAAAAGCAAACTAATTCTCTACAGATACAATATCGGAAACAATGACCGGGCTAGTAATTCATTTTCTGAGAAAAGGGTGATGGACTATCAAGTGATGTAGTCTACCAGGCCCGTTTTTCTCACAATTACGTTTTATTCAGAAATATTAGCTAAGTTTTAGATAAACCCGTGTATTTTCCTATGTATAATCCAACACAAACACATCATTAATATTTTTTACAGTTATTTGGAAAATCTACAAATTGAAGAGCacaggaaaaaaacaacaaagggaTTATCAGGGGGAACAAAgagaaaggtacatgtaatgagtGAGTCAAGGATGATCATGATCAATCTTAATCAGAACACAGAAATGTCAAGCTACATGTTAGAACCTGATGGTACTTCAGTTCATATTTTCAGTGTGCTGGTGTCTCCTGATGAAGCCAATATTTTGATTGGACTTTCCAAACATTACTTTGCCAAATTCTCGTCTCACAGGTT encodes the following:
- the LOC135488446 gene encoding cholesterol transporter ABCA5-like, with the protein product MGGSFGQQFKAFLRRNLLLKRRRIPSTCVEFIGPMVIAAFVAVASSAISRISYPAVPEYSANTLFQSRFYPSPTKTLMVAPNNAAVKSIMDYVVSELPVTAAKKYEMFANDTAMDDALRASPSSYSIGVMFADDPMVNGTYQIRVPFDQQADVKTTLDYAGRANCRSSDGLGGTCPPNKGYLYSGFATLQVAVDNAMIKVKTSNTGFQLPSILVQLMPKEAYSVPPHSVQFAVCAVGAVLFVSFYGPLVNLLVTEKEKNIRDSLNMTGMNRTAFWLAWTMIYWLMGIVVAAGVTGIFRAGSVFITSNFGLVFFINLLYLYAGFMFALMMSTFFQTTKVSSIAFFIIFLLLGGLYFVCKIPALGGVSEEMNPAVFWLLSLFPQVAYSLALDQLIYVEWAHPTEGATFSNAGFTAFKQNFSIQAAMVMLFVDIILYALLLGYFDNVVPGVMGKRKSLIFCFKKSYWEPPESEHKDFSHLLEGSRKIEDIESVPNDLVGKESIRLFNVRKIYDTGKRKKNEEKSKGRCIPLYEMETINAVDSVSLDIYEGMITALLGHNGAGKSTLFGIMSGLINPSFGTATIYGKDVCSDGDLYQIQHMLGVCPQHDILYDDLSVEEHLELFAHIRGVQNVDAEVERVVSLVDLSSQLHTHSSELSGGQKRKLSVGLAMIGDPKVIFLDEPTAGMDPYSRRKMWTLLKTIKRDKTILLTTHFMDEADILADRKAIVNKGKLQCYGSSMFLKNRFGIGYRLNMVTEENFNAEEMTSFVTHHIPDASMIRQHAMELSYTLPMKDTDKFASLFQALEQEQANDNGLGINNYGVSMPTLEEVFLRLAETNEFRELNKELPANDIQIDKILSTDDMRAATAETSADRHPLNIEEEDTRIGQVKVRMREPPQNIVKSGDFKKNQFQAIIWMRAQMLKRAWFALVFRWIIPIAVGLIGVMILGFQPNEQKYEIPVANDFVKSWIAYFSSETPLLYLNSAATSLTKLVSNFNSSGYVWSSAMTSSQTLTAIRPHHGAFNITGIDLTTFGTSPAFTLYYNDTALHSLPLQLNIWANAWYRAYSGDTSWKIGVTSRSLPKINPTIEFSGRVFNGIRLIGLAFCMLSGQFGFEVAEDRASKCRSQLKVAGVTVRMYWATTLFFHGIQCVVGLLICIVLLFAVNIAEFQGASPVVLIIILVILYVPVNLLFCYVQTFAFKSPETVGSVQGWGVSLYGILPYLVVSFIDAQSYVAMVALHYLFCLLIPPYLIIGGLHFIVRVYTSALIKDEVDQIQQLDYWRFENHVIGTVIISIFHLVFLSLLLVILDVRSTGGNVKDVFVLKKRKRSVLVSPHEFNQAFDSSPELILAEEVEDSDVTDERSLVASMCSGKVSQENTAILVNGLRKEFRKRSGDLCNCCQPSVDKIKVAVDNLTFHVQTGEVFGLLGHNGAGKTTALNAIIAEVVPDKGQVIVGGYDVSSNLSEVFHELGCCPQHDQLWHYLSLEEHLKGYALINGVPKSDIDQVIDFYLENLQIEEHRKKTTKGLSGGTKRKLSYAISMIGMPKAVLLDEPSTGMDPASKRFLWDTVIKGFSGTNRGAILTTHSMEEADALCTRVGIMVAGTLKCLGPTQHLKTKFGGGYTLEVKLRQTKEDDADDLLEALNDYIKEIFPQVTILEQFGDRVQYKVPSEDVKALSVVFSAVESAKDRLNIEEYSFSQSTLEQVFIQFAKQEYEAVESVRKGSINV